One stretch of Bombus terrestris chromosome 5, iyBomTerr1.2, whole genome shotgun sequence DNA includes these proteins:
- the LOC100649007 gene encoding cholesterol 7-desaturase nvd, translating to MAGWWSLGGAFLLLFGILLASYLYKINWIKDLRFEGDNKRVLANYLESKKRKLGKLPPVYPNGWFALLESSQLDKGQVKHVAALGQNFAVFRTDNGTVRILDAYCPHLGANMAEGGRVKGDCLECPFHGWLFRGSDGQCDYIPYADKVPHIARTKTWKSCEANEIIFVWHHAEGLEPHWQPQTISHVLNRTWRYQGRNEFLINCHIQEVAENGADSAHLSAVHGPAIFAKIARIFSAFARHSWTNVNWAPHNSFLESQNSNGTESEKQHGENLRHRAYMTLRHRLILFEKFQVLPLDVNVQQIGPGYVELMMHSSLGSMCIFQTVTPMEPLLQKVTHVLYCPPLLGPYASMLFLGECLMFERDVAIWNRKKFEKRPLLVKEDKSIIAYRRWYAQFYSEHSPSYHSAIKSLQW from the exons ATGGCCGGATGGTGGAGCCTCGGTGGTGCTTTTCTTCTGCTTTTTGGTATTCTCCTTGCTTCCTATTTGTACAAGATCAACTGGATCAAG GACCTAAGATTCGAAGGTGACAACAAAAGAGTTTTAGCGAATTACCTGGAATCGAAAAAGCGTAAATTGGGTAAGCTTCCTCCAGTTTACCCGAACGGGTGGTTTGCCCTGTTAGAGAGTTCTCAATTGGACAAGGGTCAAGTAAAACACGTGGCTGCTCTCGGACAGAATTTTGCCGTCTTCAg AACAGATAATGGGACGGTGAGAATTTTAGACGCTTATTGCCCTCATCTGGGTGCGAATATGGCAGAGGGTGGCCGTGTAAAGGGTGATTGCTTAGAATGTCCCTTTCACGGTTGGCTATTTCGCGGTTCCGATGGACAATGCGATTACATACCCTATGCTGACAAAG TGCCACATATTGCCAGAACAAAAACTTGGAAAAGTTGCGAGGCTAACGAAATTATCTTCGTTTGGCACCACGCCGAGGGATTAGAACCACACTGGCAGCCGCAAACGATTAGTCACGTTCTAAATCGAACATGGCGTTATCAGGGTCGAAACGAGTTTCTTATCAATTGTCATATACAG gaAGTTGCGGAGAATGGTGCCGATTCGGCACACCTCAGCGCGGTGCACGGACCAgcgatatttgcaaaaattgCGCGTATCTTTTCTGCTTTCGCTCGTCATTCGTGGACGAACGTTAATTGGGCACCGCATAATTCTTTCTTAGAATCTCAAAACTCGAACGGAACCGAGTCGGAGAAACAGCACGGCGAAAATTTAAGGCACAGAGCATACATGACTTTACGGCACAGACTGATTCTGTTCGAGAAATTCCAAGTTTTACCATTGGACGTAAACGTTCAGCAGATCGGCCCAGGATACGTTGAACTCATGATGCACAGCTCTCTAGGATCCATGTGTATTTTCCAAACGGTGACACCGATGGAACCCCTCTTACAAAAG GTGACTCACGTACTATACTGTCCACCATTGCTTGGTCCATACGCTAGTATGTTGTTCCTAGGAGAGTGTTTAATGTTCGAAAGAGACGTAGCCATTTGGAATCGAAAAAAGTTCGAGAAACGACCGCTCCTGGTCAAAGAAGATAAAAGTATAATCGCTTATCGCAGGTGGTACGCCCAATTTTATTCGGAGCACAGTCCAAGTTATCATTCCGCTATCAAATCTTTACAATGGTAG